The Chlorocebus sabaeus isolate Y175 chromosome 11, mChlSab1.0.hap1, whole genome shotgun sequence genomic interval GAAAGCCAGTCTCATGGTGAAGGGAGGTGAGCTGAGGAGGCATGCAAGGAGATACCCAAGCCCAGAATGACcaggagggagacagagggagagagagagccctGAAGGATGGCATGCATGGGGTAAAGAGAGTGATTGGCAAGCAGTGGTCTAGAGAGCCAAGAGAGACTGGCAGGGCAGCCCTGGGGTGGGAGACCTTCCACCCGGCTCAGATCTCCAGCAAGTTGCTCTGCTCAGGGCTGCCTCCAGGGGCTTTCTCTGGGGTTGCTGGCGAGGCGGAAGGTCGGGGCGTCTGACTGGCCTCCTCTTCCCCCGTGCTGCGGACCTCCCCCAGCTCCTTGGGGCCACTGGGAGGGGGACCCGGGCCTGGTTCTCCATGGGTGCGCTGGTGTTTGCTCAGGTGGTCACTTCGGGTAAAGCGCTTGGAGCAGAGCAGGCAGGTGAACTTCTTCTCCCGGGTGTGAGTGCGCACGTGACGCTCCAGCTCATCCGAACGAGTGAACCTCTTGCCACAGAAGAGCCAGTTGCAGACGAAAGGCCTCTCGCCTGTGTGCCAGCGCAAGTGGGCCTTCAGGTGCGAAGCCTTGCCATACACCTTGCCGCAGCCAGGGATGTGGCAGCTGTGGATGGGCTTCTTCCGCAGCCCAGCCGCTGCTGCTCCCAGCCTCTCTAGCTCCTGGCAATTAGGGCAGTCGCAGGAGGAGCGACCTGCTCCACTGCCCCCATATCCACCACTGCCCCCGGTGCTTGCACCCCGTGGGGGTTTGGCTCCACCACTCCCTTCCAGCTGCCCACTATTTCCCACTGCCTTGGGTTTATAGACATCTTGGGGCAAGACATGCTGGGGCCCTGGTTGCAAGAGGTGGGGAGCTGGGTAGGGGGCTGGATTAATAGGAGCAAAGTCGGATGGGTAGGTGGGCAGCTGGGGGTTCAGTGGAGGCTGAGCTGGACCTGTGGGCAGTGTCCCTTGCAGCCCATCgccctggccctgcccaccacctaGCCAGTTGCCTCCAGGGTGCATGTCCCACCATGGAGTAGGAGCATTGCCTGGGCCTGGTGAAATGCCTGCATGGATGCCTGCCTTGTACCAGGAGCCATAGGGATGTGTCATGTCCAGAGAGGTGTAGACACTGGGCAGACAGTCAGAAGAGCCGTGCCCCTTGGGCACTAGTAGCCCAGGCTCCTGGGTGCCCGTGGGCCCAGGGAATGAGTGGGAAAAGGGAGGGTAGTCATTGGCATAGCCTGAGGTGGGTGCTGGAGGACTGCCTGCAGGTGAGAGGAGCCCATTAGTGCTTGAAAAGGGGGCTGGATAAGCATCCCCCATGGTTTTGGAGGCTGAAAGGTCACTGCCCACGGAGTACGGCTTCTTTGTGCCTGCTTTGCCCAGTGTTGTTGAGTCCCGCAGAGGGCTGGAGCCACCAAATTTGCTGCACGCTGCCGTCAGCATGGCCAGGGGACTGGAGCCATAGTGAACTTCCTCCTGTGGAAAGAGGGACGCACTGcttagggagaggggaggagaggtgcAGAATAAAGGGCAACACTTTAGGTCTGTGACCTAGAGACATCCACAGCAGAACAGAGGGGTCAGGGAAGAGTTGAAGAGGGTGGAGAATTACAGGTAAAAGAGGTTGGCCAGTGAGAACTGGACCTCAGGGCAGACTCACATGGAGTCGTGGGAAGAAGAGCAGAGGCCCAAGATTGCAGCTCAGTATCCCAGCCCGGGAGGCAGGAAGCAGAGCTCTTTCTGGAGTTGCTAGGGGTGTACTAGGGGCCTCCAAGGAACAGGaggttctttttcattttgtttttgtttttgtttttgttttttgagatggagtctcgctgttgtcgcccaggttggaatgcaatggtgtgtcctcagctcactgcaacctccgcctcccaggttcaagagattcccctgcctcagcctcccaagtagttgggattacaggcgcctgccaccacacctggctaattttttttgtatttttagtagaaacggggtttcaccacgttgaccagactggtttcaaactcctgacctcaggtgatccacccacctcggcctcccaaagtgctgggatgataggcatgagccactgtgcccagccttttcttttcatttaaaaaaatatatatattttttgagacagtcttattctgtcacccaggctggagtgcagtggcccaatctcggctcactgcaacctttacctcccaggttcaagcaattctcctgcctcagcctcccgcatagctgggattacagccgcatGCCACCACATtgagctattttgtatttttagtagagacggggtttcaccatgttagccaggctggtcttgaacgcctgacctcaagtgacccaaaactcctgacctcagcctcccaaagtgttgggattacaggcgtgagcggcCACGTCCagccaaaaaaatatttttagagacagggtcccactgtgtcTCCCAAGCTGAatggagtgcaatagcaccatcacagctcactgtagcctcaaacttctttctgggctcaagcgatcctcccaccctcagcctccagagtagttaggactacaggcacatgccagggGCTCTTTTAAAATGGCTGTGAGAAGAACTGAGGATAGAGACAGCAGCTAGGTGAAGTGAGAATTGGGGATCCTGACCCTTGGAAGTAGGTTTGGAGCAGACCAAGGCCATGGTCAGGGCCTTGGAGAGGAAAGATGAGGCTCGAAGAGCAGTGTAGGAAGAAGGTGAAAGTATTAGGGGACTATATTTGCTCCCATGACAGATTTTCCCAGCTTCATCCCATACCCCATATTCCATTTCCTGTCGCTGCTTCAGCTCCTGACTGAGGCAGTGGTCTGGTCTCCCTGAGGTCCAATCCTCATGTCCCTGGTAAGGAATCTCTTGGCAGGGACTCGGGCTGGGGAGCAAGAGGAAGTGATGGTGGAGACACTGGGACATTGAGAGGGAACAGGGCTGCCGCCAAGCCCAAACTGTGGCTGAGACAAGAATGCCTTTCAAGCAGGCAGTGAGCACCTCCTGCTTCGTGGTGCCAGCTGGTACCCCTTTGAGAGGGCAGGAAGAGCCCAAAGCCGTCATGCCCTTCCAAGGCAAGGAATGGGGTGACTAAGACACTGGCCCACAGCCACACTGCTTCATGCCTCAGTATCCCCTAACATGTAGTCCTTCTAGTACCGTGAATGAAGGAAGACATGGATGTAGTGTATGGGAGTCTTTTAGAAATGCAAGGGTatcttctggccaggtgcagtggctcatgcctgtaatcccagcactttgggaagctgaggtgggtggatcacgaggtcaggagttcaaaattatcctggccaagatggtgaaaccccatctctgctaaaaatacaaaaaaaattagccgggtgtggtggcgggcgcctgtaatcccagctactcaggaggctactaattgctgggaggtggaggttgcagtgagccaagatggcaccactgcattccagcctgagctatagaacgagactccatctcaaaaaaaaaaaaaaaagaaagaaaaaaaagaaatgcaaagataTCTTCTTAATGCCCACCATGCTGCTGCTACCATGCCAAACCACTCTCAAGATCTCCGCCTCTCAGGAAATCATGGTACCTCTCCCTGGGGAAGGCATCCAAGGAGGAAATGCCCTACAGCATTGCTGGCTGGCATAGACATTCATTCATTGCTGGGAATCCCACCAAAAAAGATGCCCTCAACAGCTACCCCTATACAGTTATATGGGTATGAAAGGGCTAGAAGAACATGTTTTGAGGATTGGGTTCTTCACAAACTGATATGCCTGATCCTTTCCCAGTAAAGCTGAGAAAAGAACTCGAGAATTCAGAGTTCTCACACCTGCCTGGTAGCTCTTAGCATGTAGTATGTGTATGATGCCAATCTGAGAGGTGGGCCTGGGGCCCTAGGGTTGCCATGAGGTGTGTGTGCAGTCCCCACTCCTGCACTGCTCCCCAAGTGCAAACCTGCTGCTCCTCCTGCGCAGTTACCTCTCTCAAAGGTCCCGTTGACTCCCAAACTGAGCCACCAAAAGCTTTCTCCAGTCTAACCACAGTGAACACTCACGGTTCCTCCTAGTCAGGGTTTCCCAGGAACCCCTGATCTTCCAAGCAGTTGGTGAGCTATGGCAAGGCAGCTGATGGGGAGGACTGAAATCCTAGCAGAAAGAAGAGGTAGAAACATGGAGTTCAAAGGAGAGATGTAGATACCCAGAGACATGGGGCACAAAGAACCTGCGTAGGGTGAGTGATTGAGGTAAAAGACCCatagcaatggggaaaggaggaCCTGAGAGGAAAAACTGGCATTGAATGGCAGAAGTagctataattccagcactttgggaggtcaagtggagaagggttgcttgaggccaggagtttgagaccagcctgggcaacatagtgagaccccatctgtataacagatttcaaaattagctgggcttggtggtgcatgcctgtagtcccagctcgtcaggaggctgagatgagaagatcacttgagctcagtagttagaggctgcagtgagctatgattgctccactgcactccagcctggacaacacaggaagaccctgtctcaaaaacaacaacaacaacaaaaaagaggcaGAAATAGGCAGGGACCT includes:
- the SP7 gene encoding transcription factor Sp7; translated protein: MASSLLEEEVHYGSSPLAMLTAACSKFGGSSPLRDSTTLGKAGTKKPYSVGSDLSASKTMGDAYPAPFSSTNGLLSPAGSPPAPTSGYANDYPPFSHSFPGPTGTQEPGLLVPKGHGSSDCLPSVYTSLDMTHPYGSWYKAGIHAGISPGPGNAPTPWWDMHPGGNWLGGGQGQGDGLQGTLPTGPAQPPLNPQLPTYPSDFAPINPAPYPAPHLLQPGPQHVLPQDVYKPKAVGNSGQLEGSGGAKPPRGASTGGSGGYGGSGAGRSSCDCPNCQELERLGAAAAGLRKKPIHSCHIPGCGKVYGKASHLKAHLRWHTGERPFVCNWLFCGKRFTRSDELERHVRTHTREKKFTCLLCSKRFTRSDHLSKHQRTHGEPGPGPPPSGPKELGEVRSTGEEEASQTPRPSASPATPEKAPGGSPEQSNLLEI